TAGTATTTTGTGCAGAAGTGCTGTCTGCATGCAAAAAGCTATCCCATTAATAAGCTCTTAAAAAGTGACCAGTTCTAATCAATAGAACCCAAATGCAGACATATCAttgtcatttttatcttttttgcaaacatccatccattttctaacccgctgaatctgaacacagggtcacgggggtctgctggagccaatcccagccaacacagggcacaaggcaggaaccaatcctgggcagggtgccaacccactgcagggcacacacaaacacacccacacaccaagcccacactagggccaatttagaatctccaatccacctaacctgcatgtctttggatagtgctcaggaaaaaaatgcaagttaGTGAGTTAAATACAAAACACCTTTACAAAGCTCTGAAACTcaagggctgaattcaaaaacaagAAAGCAAAATGGCCAGTAAGTACAGTAATACCTTAAATAATGAACAAGAATTAGAAAGATTAGAAAGTACTGTGACCTTCTAGGGCCACTGGCATAAACCTCATATACTGAACAATGCgagtactgtttttctttttttaaacccaaagCAGATTGTTATTACAGAAAGCCCTCTACATGATTACTTGAACCTCTGAGGCAAGAAGAACTTTTATGAGTGTGTCATCTACAAAATGTAAGATCTGTTCTCAGTGTCATGCAGAACAAGGCTAGAAGTAGGAGACATATTGATGCTAACTTGACTGTTTTCTTCTGACACGATAGTCTGTGTGTGACAGCCTCTAAACTTGTTCATGTCCTGCATGTGTTTCGCAATATAATCAATCCACTTTCATTACAGCCTCTCATTGAACAGTAATATGTACAGTAACAGACCATTTTGTAAAGTCAATCAGGAAAATGACCTGCTCCTTTTTTGGGACAAACATGCTTATTTATCTGAATTTAATTATGTGACATGATGCTGCCATGCATAAATGTATAGCACCCCCACTGGTTACTAGAACCCCCTACAGAGTAGCATTATAGCTGATCACCCCAACCATCTAATCAAGTACCCCATAGGTTCTTACCATCTAGAGATAGCCAGTCATGCTGAGAAGATGGTAGTGAGGGCAATGCCCGGGCCTTGTACTCGAACACCACAGAATTTGAGATGATTTGGTTGTTGATGGCTACCTGCAGAGTGACAAGACCAGTGTCGTGGGCTGTGAAGGATAAAGAAATAGAGAAGAGATCAGGTTTGAAAATGGCAAGTGCCCCATAGACCTGGAGTTGGGAACCAAATTATTATAAAGCCTTTCTAATAAGCTCATACAACGAgcttggaacaaaaaaaaaattaggtgagCAGCTGATTACTTTGCAGCAAAGATCCAAGGAACTAAGCTAATAGCAGAATGTGCTTAGGGTGATTCTGTTTTAACCTTACCTGGGCAGTAACATCGTAGTACTCCTGGCTGGATCAGGGAAGCTGGGACTGAGATCTGATCAAAGAGGCAGCTGTAGTTATTGCTGGCTTCCTGCCAAGGTCCAGTAATGAGTACCTTGACCCCACCCTGCAATGGCAAAACCACACACAGGCAGATAGGAGCACGTGAGTATCATAAAAAGCAAAGCACTGAACACATTATTGACTAATATGGAATGTCAGTGTCATCTGTTGAGAAATAAACTACCTTGGGTTGTATTTTACACAAAATAATATGTACTAAAGTGAAGGTGTCAAACAACCCACTGGTGGCACAGTCAAGGCTTTGCAAGCATAATTTATATAGTACACCAGAGGGCAGTGTGCCCAGTGGTGTCCAACTTACCTCTGGGTAAGACCACTCTGGTGAGTAGTCTGTGACCATGAAAAGTCTTCCAGTGGCCTGAAGCATTCCCAGAGCTCCTTGTGCCACAGCTGCAGAAACTACTTCTGCTACATGCATATATGATAGGGGACTGGCATCGGTGCTGGCTCCATTTCCTACATTCCCACCTCCAGTGGCTCCTCCCAGATGCTGGGGGCTGCAGCAAGCTGGCAGACACAGTTCGGCTTGGCTGTAGGTAGTCCTGGCTCCCTCCTCCTGTCCATTCTGAGGTCCTGGTTGGGTCTGCCCTTCAGGGCCTGTAGACACTAGCTGGTGCCCATACAGTGCCCCCGAGGGGCCCACAGTGGCTCCCCCATCCACTGAGATGAAATCGTTGATGAGGTCTGAAAACTGGTTGCCAAAGGAAATGTCAAAATGGTCCAGGCTGATCTCCATGCCCCCAGTGCTCCCCAGGGACTGGTGAGCACCTACGGATGGATACAATCCTTGTACCAGACCAGCACTCTGCAAGATGGGTTGCAACTGCTGATGTGTCCCAGTGCTGTTGCTAGGATTTCCATTTCCTGTGCGCATTCCGGCTGTGTTGCTCTCTGATGCCTGCTGCAGATAGTGCTCAGTGCTGCCACACACTTGAAGGTGGTCTCCTGACTTCATTAGGCTTTCTGCTCCCCCACCAGTTTCTGCTCCATTCTGGGAAGTTCCCGGGCCTCCTTGTGCCCCTGCAGTTGGCTCCAGGTTTACATTTTCTTGATGTTCTGATGCCATAGTCTGAAATCCAGCAGGGAACTGCAAAAGCTGCAGGGAAGATTGCTGTGTGGGAGACTGATCCACTGAGGTCCCCAGTCCACCTCCTCCATTGCAGTTTGGAGGAGTGTGCTGGGGCTGCTGGTGAGGGTGATGCATatggtgatggtggtggtggtggtgatggtgtccAGCGTTGCCTCCATTTGGGGTCTCAGTCTTTACAACCTGCAGGCCCAGAAAAGATGGGGATTCTGACAAGTTGGAACCAGGAGTGTTGGCTGGTGGAGGTGCCTGCTGCTGTGGAGGGGGTTGAGGTGGTTCTTGCAGGAAGAAACTGGGTGAGCGGCTCTGGTGCGACAGGTGGGGGCTTGGCACAGTTTGACCGTAGTTACTAGTGCCAGTGGCTACCACAGAGGACTGGTATTCCTGCTTAGAATCAATGGCACTGAAGTCCATCTGTTCCAGAGTGGTACTTGGACTCAGTCCACCACCAGATGGCAGAAGGGTGGTTCCAGGTGTAAGGGACAGAGAGTTGGATGAGGATCCCGGGCCTGAAGAGCCACCACTCACTACAGACCCTACCTGGTAGTTAGTTTCTTTAGCTAGCTGCTGCTCAAATGAAGTGTcctctgtttttatttctgtcttcACCAGAGTCGTGGAGAAACCAAACCCTGAAGTGGTGTCTGAAACAGGGGATGAATGCCCCAAGCTGCTGGTATTCCCATTGCTGCTAATATTCCCattgctcccattgttcccttctGTCTTCAACCCCCCTCCCCCATACGTCTGGCCTTGCTTGGGGTTATTGAGGAAGCAGTCAGGGTCAAAGTTCATGGTGGTTTCAGGGATTTTAGGCCCTACTGAGTCGAGGCTACTTGACAAGACCAGTTCCTCGGACACTCCTGCTGCAGACAGCATTGCCAAGCCATCGGTGGCGCTCCCAGGTGCGGGGAAGGCAAACTTGTGGCTGTCAGAGGTGACAGCAAGGACTAGTCCTTGCGCTGAGGTGTCAGAAGAAATGAGGTGCTGGTTTGGGCCTCCAGTGGGGGACATGCTGTACACAGGGTCTCCTGTCACCTCTGACATGAATACAGCAGTGCTTTGTGACAAGCCGCTCATAACGGAGGCCACATGGGTTAGGCCAGTTACAACTGGGCTGTCAGCCATGTCAGGATCACTGTTCAGCCCGCTGCTGATGGACACGGGTGAATTCTGAGTGGTGTCAGGAACTTCCACTTGGTTTGTAGAAGTGACCTCAGTGCTATTTTGATGTAGCAGCACTGGCTTGGACACTTTGCCATTGCGCTTCTCACGGCCTCCTTGTGCTCCACCCTTGCCACTCCCATGGCTGTGCTCATTCTTGCCCTCTGATACATCGTTGTTCTGCACTTCTGAGTGGCTGCTGCTATAGCCCCCAGCCCTGGGTTCCACCTTTGGAGAGATGATGCGGTGCTTGGAACTGTTGCACTTGTGATGTGCACTGCTGCCGGCACCTATAGGGAGAAGAAAATGCAAGTGGGTTAGACTCCCTCATTAATGAGGACCCAGATCTGTGGACTGAATCCATTTCTCTCCGTGGTGCCATGCTGCCCCCTTGTAAAGGAGTTCACTGTAGAAAAATAATCACTGAAATTCCAGTGACTTTCTTCTGCAGCCTGCTCCCTTTCCAGTCTTCAAATACAATAGCTCTCTCACACCCACCTCCCCCCTCAGAGGCCCTCCCTTACCCAGGTTCCCAGTGCAAAGGCAGTTGTGAGTCCGGGGCTGCGGTTTGCTCTGATGGCTGTCGAGGATCTGCTGTACCAGCTGCTCCACAGAGAAGCCAGCACTGCTGTTCCCATTGCTGCAGGTCCACTTGATCCCGTgaactgccaggaaagaggagacACTGTCAGCATGACACCTGCTGCCCGCTTTACTCGCTAGCAAGCTGCACTGGGAACCCACCCAGTATGAAAGAAGGGTCTGCTCAGACTAAAATGAGACTGATGGTACACTGAGGGACTGGCAAGACTGGGAGTGATGATTGGGAGAGATTCACACTGAAGGAATGGTCAGCATGAGAGagctatttaaaaacaaaagttataACTGGGGGCTCACAGCTTGAGGGCACATTTTTTCAGGTGAACCTAATGACCATAATTGGTTAGGGTATCTTCTCAGGGTTTCATCTAATTTATACTGGGTCCCCTGCATctccctgttttcttttttcatgcagTGCTCTAGGCCCTCTGCTTTTAGATGGCTCTGGGGTCTCCACTTCCTTTTGTTAAAATCTGTGGCTCCATTACTTTGAACACAAAGTCTGCAGTGTTCTTATAAAAACACAGCAGATGTAAAATGCTTGCTGTAACAGATAATGAGACCTCTGACACTATCCACACCATAAGGGTCGTCCGTGATCATAGTACCCCAGCATAGCCACTGCAGTGCACCAGAGTAAGCCTGTTGTGACTGAGCTACACGGAGTCAAACCAAAGAACAGCCATGGTAATTAGAAGCACAGCTCTGAACTTTCAAGCTGCCCAGACCATGAATGAATTCAGGGGTATAGTGTGATGCTAACTGTACCTTTTTATTCCAGCTCTTGGCAATGAGCAGTGATGTGGCAGCGTGTGCTCTGCTTGTTAGTAATACTGGGCTGGACGGTGAGCAAGTCAGTATTAAAGATGGAAAGGTCACTGGTTTGACCCATACCCAGCTTTAGCTTATGAGCCACTGCTCAGTTCCATGAAATCATCCATGAACATACCTCACGGGTGCCCATGGCAAAGCCTTGATCCCCACAGGGATTCATCCCTCTATTCTGTTTAGCAGTGTAATTACAGATGGCATTTATATGCATGCCATGACTCTAAGCttcttgtaatgttttttttagaCTACTGAGAATTGCTTTCAATAAACTCAACAATTATGAAACAGTAATAAAATGAGGATGCAGGTTTGTCATAacagtcatttttgtttttgtttttaatataatttaccaAAATAAGTAAAAGGAGCTGATGTTATAGTAATGACATGCAAATGAGGGACAGCAATACAAGAGCTTCTTCTAATCTGTGTGTAACCAGCTGTTTGAAATACAAAAGCTGAAATACTATAATAttgaaagcaattaaaaaaaaaaaacactaaaagcgAGTTCCTTCATTCCTAAACCACCCCCACAACGATAATCTGAATATTTGCATGCTAAATAAAAACTTGAAGCCGCTAAGATTTGGGTGTCTGACTTTACTAAGTGCTGtttctatagtttttttttttactttaatgagCTGTGTTGGCATCTTTGTTTATCCTTGGGATTACTCCAGTAAaatttttgcatatatttttaaaattttatttgatgaTTTTAAGAAACTGGAGCTAATCATGCAATAAAACTGGCACCTTTAGTTAAGATCTCATTGTTGAGGTGAACTGTGGCCTTGGACTGACTAGCCCTGAAGTGTGTGATGGGACTTTATGACATTTGCTTAGGCTTCTGCAGGGTTTCTTCTATCATTGTTTATTGGCCTCTGTTATAGCATACTGTATTCTTCTTTCACATTAAATCTGCACTTACAAGTATTGCCCAGCAGATGGCATCAGAGTGTCACCATTCATCCTTGACATTTTCAGCAGATTTCAGCTAATGGAAGTTGCAGACTACACTTGGTCTTAATCCCATTTGAGACTTCCCTCCATTAGGAGCTGTATTTCCAACATGCCCATTTGAATGTGTCTATGCATTCTCAATTACATTTTCCAGCAAGCGGCTTCTATGTGCATGCTGGGAATTTGCTTAAATGAACCAAGTTGTGTGTACAACTCATTTTTAGCaccttgaaaaagaaaaagaagtgtaATCATACCAGTGTGTGCTTTTATACTCATACTTGATATCCCTTTGATACCAGCTGACTCAcctaacaataataaaatgctttCTGTAGAGCAACAACCCTCTCGACTAAGGTGCTTCCAGTTTAGGGTGGACAGAAGACAATGTGCAAAAAGACTGATGAGTCCCCTGCGTAAGTGGCCAATTCACTTGAACCCTGATTGATGCGAGCACGGCAGAAGGAGACGGTTTGCGTGTTCTCTGTCCTACACTGAACTATTCAAGACATAGAGAGGGAGTGGGTTTGCTTGTGTTGGTCTAAAGCTGGCAGCTTCAATGAATGATGAGAAATAATGTATATAAGTAGCTGAGAGTGAAACTGAAAAAAGACAGGAAATGACTCTTCCATAACTGAGGTTAAGTTATTAAAACTGGGAAATAGTCAAATTCCAGTGCAAAAGTTGCAGTTTCAGTAATCTTATAGCATGTACTTATTTGCAAAAATGTTTGACAGAACCTCCAGCTACCTTTGTTGAAGGCATACATCAGATCTAAAACTTACATGTTAATCTTAACATTAGcgtaaattcaatttatttttatttgatgctCTTTGCTGAGCACTTGCACAAATTTGCAGTTATAATACAAACACAGTAAATTGCTAGAGCTTAAAACATTAACATGCATGAATACTGAAGGCCTGTTaaacacacaggtaaacagagaAAGGTCAATTTTTCAACTTCATGCTTTCATCTGGCATTCAACTCTATCCCAGTGTGAAGAACAAGAAATGAGTGTTGGTGGTAGAAGGTCAGTAATGAACAATGTTGACCCAGGGACCTGAATGCATTATAAACACTACAGGTGATGAACAGAACCCCGAAATGCAAAGTCCTTTCTTCAAACAAACTGAGTCTCATATGACAAGCAGAAATTATACAATATACACTAATGGCCCAAAACATTGCAGCCATATTGGTAGAACATGCCTGAAGCAACACCAGGGCATTTTTGGAAATGACAAAGATACTCACACATGGGTTTCAGTTGTCCAATCAGCTCCTCCTTGGTCCATTTGGCCcactcttttttgtcagtgttgATGGAGCATAAGATTGGGCCGCACGGCTTCCCACAGTCCTCTATAGCAGGTACATTCAGGTAGTGGACCAGGACGATGTCTGGATTCTGTAACGGTAAGACACACAGAGACGATAAAGCTACAAGCTGCTGTCTGTATTTCTGGGAATAAACTCATAAAGACAAGTGTGGTGAGACACCTGCTTACACAGAGTGGTGCAttggtctcacacacacacacacacacagaaaattatttttaaaagccgTATGCCAAACTACACAGTTTTAACAGAAATGCCTGTTTTGTAAGTAGTTCCTTGTAGGAGATTTGTTCAGAAATTAATAGTGAATGAGCAGTGGGATTTGACCCAGCAAACCAGAGGCTTCATCTGCATAAGGCCAAACAGCATGGCTGCATGAACACAATTGATGAGAATCCCCTTATACAAGCAGACTTCTGTCaaacataacattcacaaaccCACTTAACCAGTTTCAGGATTGTGGGAGttagagcctatcctgacagtaCTGGTAACAGGCCTCATTGGTCACAAGGCCTACACAGAACCAATTTGAAATTACTAATTAACCAAGCGGGCATGTCTTTAATCTCATTGGCGTTAACCCTGAGAGTCTCTCAAGCTCAGAATTCTATTTAAAAATGGTACTCTTTTTTAATGAGATGTAAATTGTTAAGCCAGAATAATGCTCTGTACAGTATTCTGCTTCCATCATGTGAATTAAACATCAtactgggaaaaaaatcatgatttttttttttttttttgcattctgccACTGTATTTCATTAATAATCAGGAGTGGAGTGGGGctttcaaccaaaacacacaacaacaataacaataataataattcattacatttaaacAGCACTTTTTTCACTACAGAATCAGAATCAGCAATGGCGTCTAAATAAAaaactgtaaagccagttttagaacaaactgaaactgaaccatttgtTGAATCAAGCAATAGTTAGGACAAATATGAATTGTTTATCAGATGCGGATACAGATAGCAAAACTGATGCATAGTATCGTCGAAATTCGGTAAATTGTTTTCCTCAGCGAATACACTgtgtttgccaaatattttcctgggaATTCGCCATGCGACCAGCTTAGGTAAACCCTTTTTCTCAAAGCCCCATGAGGACAGAATGACATcaaagagctgtagcagccatgcatagaacttTCACACAAGAACGTTGCCGTCACGACCTGTTCAGTACTCCAGCTGGATTTCCATCctgcatgtgtttaaaaaaaaaaaaacctcaggtTTGACAATTCAGAGCGACAGTTTTAAATTCACGCCAAATTGCATGTTATGTGTGGAGGAAtattacagacaaaattaaataaaaattaatggacaaaatgaaataaatcaataattaaataagtaacaaaaaacatatttcatgacacatttatttatgctctttTTAATTGAttatcacatttcacagtactttcatttatttgcataattattaatttgttttattttctatgaaACATTCCTCCATAGGTGGCTAgtgctgctgccccacagctcagatcacatagcCAGAACAATCGTTCCAGCATAGCTTGCAGACGCTTCTCtaaccctcagggacacttaaaaaacCATTTCACCATTTAATCtgctcaaaactagttcagttcctccttccccattgacttcaatgcattttgcagagtttgtcgaagttcccaaacatttatGCGATTTCGGTGAACTCCTGGTGAAACAAACTCCATGGGGCTCCCTCATCACTACTGGCACATATGGCACTGTATGATCAAATTCTGGTGAATCTGGTCACAGAAAGGCTCACCACGGTGCAAGTAGTTGCGTGGCAAagaaggcaaaatgattgtggtcaagtggaaggacaagaaagacatgAGCTCCCTAAGCACTGttaacaatgcagcaactgtcaatgtctGTATCAGGAGAAATGTAGAATTCACTAAGTGTTGTAccgtggtagcctacaataacataaTGGTCACCACTGATTGTATAGATCAGGCCTGGTCATTCGACCTCCTCATGCTCAAGcaacacaaaacataacataAGAAAAGTGCTCCAAGAAGCATACTTCTTCTGTCCTGATTGCAACATtgggctgtgtgttggtgactgtttcaaaacaggTCACACAAAgaatgtgtactaaatctgcatcaatacagcagtggacactagacaaaacttttctactgtatttatgttgacattttggtatttacacaATTCTGTTAAATTCTTGTtgcaaaaaaaacatgtttttagctTGCTTTTAGAGGATAGGCAtgatgctaaggaggttaaatatGTGAGCAGAAAACTGGACTATCACGGGAAAAACTGCGTAGACagaaggagaacatacaaacttgaAAAGAAGAATGACTGGACATGATTCAAACCTAGGGCGCTGGTTCTGTAATACAGCAGCACTaggcactgcaccaccatactgtTCTTCACTAGTACTTACTAGGAGTAAATAACTGCATTGATCTCACACATGGTAATCTGTCATTCAAAACAATTTGTCAAATCCAGTCCACCATTTTTTATTCTTAGCACATGTattggatttgtgttttttgttcagcagagTAGTTATGCtgtgaaaagattttttaataatGTGATAGAATCTATCTCACTTACACCTGTCACACAGCTGCTACAGCACCTCCCAGTGGATTTGCAGGGGTACAGCCTGCTGACCCTGTAGCTCTGCTGGGAAAATGCAGTGCTCACATGGAGAATAATGGAGATTCATGAGTATGACTGGAAGGAATGGGCAGCCTGAttcaaataaaagcaaagaattGTTGGTGAAATTCTGTGCTAGTGGTGAACTGTCTATAACAAACAACATGTGCGAACAGAAAGTTGGTAATCAGCTGTCGGGTACCAAAAGGTCAGTGATTGAATTTGTAGATATACCATCTGATCAGAGGTTATATAGTTATTATAGTATGCTGTGGACATTGAGGAAAAGAGAGGCGCTGAGCTGTCATCTTATGCCCATTTTGTGGTGAGCTGACTCAGATGAACAGAGACCTTGAAAAAGTAGATAGGCAGCCTGTGGAATATAACAGGAAAGGCTAGTGGGTGCCACTTCTTGAGATAGTTTCAAACCTTTCCTATGGAAATGCTTCTCCTGTATATTTGAGTAGGACATGGATATGAGATCTATCTCAATTTTAGTCATTGTCAGTGTCTTTAATGGGAGCAATCCTAGCTCACGTTGATGAACACCAAAAGTAATGgaaacagtttatttaaaaagagaCCTTCCATGCAATATTAAAGGTCCTGGCAGCCCAAGAGGAAAGTAGCTGAAGCAGTGGACAAAGTGAAAGTCTGTGTGTTGGAGCTGTTGGATTATGGCCTGGAAAGGTAGGTGGGACATCACCCAGGCTGTACAAGTAAAGAAGCATTGAGCTAACATAGAATATCCTCAGTCCTCACTTTGAAGTAACCTTCTTTTGCAGGGCAGTGTTGATAGAATTGGCTAAAATTAAGTTCAGAAATGTGACTTGGGACACTATAGCAGTTAGCAAGCTCCAAAACAGAAAGGGCAAAGGGTGGAGGACATTTGGACAGAAATTTTGGAAGTACTGGAACTATGAAAGGGTAATagaaaaattgctgaaaaatgctTCAAGACTGGCACCCGGGAGAGGTCCTGCTTTCTAAAAAGAGGGGCATGTTTAAGTTACCAAGTGATTACACTCCTCAGCCTTTTGGGAAAGATGCTAGAATGGAGACAGCATCAGACCATAGCTTCTCACATCCAGAATAAACAATATGGATTCTGTCCTGGCTATGCAATAGTGACCAAACTCTTTGTCGTTGCATATCTcacatgtacatctttgggatgtggcaggaaaaAGCAGGCAGCTGTGGTGAGTTGGGGCAGTCGCCACAAAGATGGTGTTTGTGCAAGGATTGAACTCAGAACTCTGGAGCTTTAAGGCAGAAGTGCTATTCACTGTGCCAACCTCTAGGTACATACACTAGGTGTGAAAATGATGGACTTACATGTACGGCTAAATGCTGAGCTA
This portion of the Polypterus senegalus isolate Bchr_013 chromosome 6, ASM1683550v1, whole genome shotgun sequence genome encodes:
- the LOC120531118 gene encoding calmodulin-binding transcription activator 1-like isoform X2; this translates as MILYNRKKVKYRKDGYCWKKRKDGKTTREDHMKLKVQGVECLYGCYVHSSIIPTFHRRCYWLLQNPDIVLVHYLNVPAIEDCGKPCGPILCSINTDKKEWAKWTKEELIGQLKPMFHGIKWTCSNGNSSAGFSVEQLVQQILDSHQSKPQPRTHNCLCTGNLGAGSSAHHKCNSSKHRIISPKVEPRAGGYSSSHSEVQNNDVSEGKNEHSHGSGKGGAQGGREKRNGKVSKPVLLHQNSTEVTSTNQVEVPDTTQNSPVSISSGLNSDPDMADSPVVTGLTHVASVMSGLSQSTAVFMSEVTGDPVYSMSPTGGPNQHLISSDTSAQGLVLAVTSDSHKFAFPAPGSATDGLAMLSAAGVSEELVLSSSLDSVGPKIPETTMNFDPDCFLNNPKQGQTYGGGGLKTEGNNGSNGNISSNGNTSSLGHSSPVSDTTSGFGFSTTLVKTEIKTEDTSFEQQLAKETNYQVGSVVSGGSSGPGSSSNSLSLTPGTTLLPSGGGLSPSTTLEQMDFSAIDSKQEYQSSVVATGTSNYGQTVPSPHLSHQSRSPSFFLQEPPQPPPQQQAPPPANTPGSNLSESPSFLGLQVVKTETPNGGNAGHHHHHHHHHHMHHPHQQPQHTPPNCNGGGGLGTSVDQSPTQQSSLQLLQFPAGFQTMASEHQENVNLEPTAGAQGGPGTSQNGAETGGGAESLMKSGDHLQVCGSTEHYLQQASESNTAGMRTGNGNPSNSTGTHQQLQPILQSAGLVQGLYPSVGAHQSLGSTGGMEISLDHFDISFGNQFSDLINDFISVDGGATVGPSGALYGHQLVSTGPEGQTQPGPQNGQEEGARTTYSQAELCLPACCSPQHLGGATGGGNVGNGASTDASPLSYMHVAEVVSAAVAQGALGMLQATGRLFMVTDYSPEWSYPEGGVKVLITGPWQEASNNYSCLFDQISVPASLIQPGVLRCYCPAHDTGLVTLQVAINNQIISNSVVFEYKARALPSLPSSQHDWLSLDDNQFRMSILERLEQMERRMAEMTNPHQQVSGGEGSVGGSGNTSQAQCVTGPGQAGSSFESRVVVVCEKMMGRACWAKSKHLIHSKTFRGMTLLHLAAAQGYATLIQTLIKWRTKHADSIDLELEVDPLNVDHFSCTPLMWACALGHLETAVVLYKWDRRALSIPDSLGRMPLAIARSRGHTKLAECLEQLQREDQQPPHLPPTHQLPFSHGEEATTDSWISSWNNSGAIGAMEEQKDVSGMNNLNPDLRRPRSEPSNYYSTECQRDLPVAKKHKPNPEHFQSRPDKSMSVPLILEQQQLRKLNSSPKQTLATTLSSGKDLDHESTGDSTIFRGMGNISNSSSGLKWGAKDFYQQVQGGQTASLSRKSSGGILIGKDKLSYRLRQHEPISVLMSEGELLSYRENLENEDCLAHMEDLQVNMMTLAEQIIEATPDRIKRENFVSVDAIPLAERLDSAGVSNPMSWLASYLADVEHLPSLIHIRSFYTEPLTPSSNPSLSPASSPVSERGFDKPSFPSAADWTDFLTASNNKVERELAQLTLSDPEQRELYEAARLVQSAFRKYKGRSLREQQEVAAAVIQRCYRKYKQLTWIALKYALYKKMTQAAILIQSKFRSYHEQKKFQQSRRAAVLIQQYYRSYKEFGRLRPNRRSHKLNSLLTKKQDQAARKIMRFLRRCRHRVKELKKAKELEDLQGRPLAM
- the LOC120531118 gene encoding calmodulin-binding transcription activator 1-like isoform X1 — its product is MILYNRKKVKYRKDGYCWKKRKDGKTTREDHMKLKVQGVECLYGCYVHSSIIPTFHRRCYWLLQNPDIVLVHYLNVPAIEDCGKPCGPILCSINTDKKEWAKWTKEELIGQLKPMFHGIKWTCSNGNSSAGFSVEQLVQQILDSHQSKPQPRTHNCLCTGNLGAGSSAHHKCNSSKHRIISPKVEPRAGGYSSSHSEVQNNDVSEGKNEHSHGSGKGGAQGGREKRNGKVSKPVLLHQNSTEVTSTNQVEVPDTTQNSPVSISSGLNSDPDMADSPVVTGLTHVASVMSGLSQSTAVFMSEVTGDPVYSMSPTGGPNQHLISSDTSAQGLVLAVTSDSHKFAFPAPGSATDGLAMLSAAGVSEELVLSSSLDSVGPKIPETTMNFDPDCFLNNPKQGQTYGGGGLKTEGNNGSNGNISSNGNTSSLGHSSPVSDTTSGFGFSTTLVKTEIKTEDTSFEQQLAKETNYQVGSVVSGGSSGPGSSSNSLSLTPGTTLLPSGGGLSPSTTLEQMDFSAIDSKQEYQSSVVATGTSNYGQTVPSPHLSHQSRSPSFFLQEPPQPPPQQQAPPPANTPGSNLSESPSFLGLQVVKTETPNGGNAGHHHHHHHHHHMHHPHQQPQHTPPNCNGGGGLGTSVDQSPTQQSSLQLLQFPAGFQTMASEHQENVNLEPTAGAQGGPGTSQNGAETGGGAESLMKSGDHLQVCGSTEHYLQQASESNTAGMRTGNGNPSNSTGTHQQLQPILQSAGLVQGLYPSVGAHQSLGSTGGMEISLDHFDISFGNQFSDLINDFISVDGGATVGPSGALYGHQLVSTGPEGQTQPGPQNGQEEGARTTYSQAELCLPACCSPQHLGGATGGGNVGNGASTDASPLSYMHVAEVVSAAVAQGALGMLQATGRLFMVTDYSPEWSYPEGGVKVLITGPWQEASNNYSCLFDQISVPASLIQPGVLRCYCPAHDTGLVTLQVAINNQIISNSVVFEYKARALPSLPSSQHDWLSLDDNQFRMSILERLEQMERRMAEMTNPHQQVSGGEGSVGGSGNTSQAQCVTGPGQAGSSFESRVVVVCEKMMGRACWAKSKHLIHSKTFRGMTLLHLAAAQGYATLIQTLIKWRTKHADSIDLELEVDPLNVDHFSCTPLMWACALGHLETAVVLYKWDRRALSIPDSLGRMPLAIARSRGHTKLAECLEQLQREDQQPPHLPPTHQLPFSHGEEATTDSWISSWNNSGAIGAMEEQKDVSGMNNLNPDLRRPRSEPSNYYSTECQRDLPVAKKHKPNPEHFQSRPDKSMSVPLILEQQQLRKLNSSPKQTLATTLSSGKDLDHESTGDSTIFRGMGNISNSSSGLKWGAKDFYQQVQGGQTASLSRKSSGGILIGKDKLSYRLRQHEPISVLMSEGELLSYRENLENEDCLAHMEDLQVNMMTLAEQIIEATPDRIKRENFVSVDAIPLAERLDSAGVSNPMSWLASYLADVEHLPSLIHIRSFYTEPLTPSSNPSLSPASSPVSERGFDKPSFPSAADWTDFLTASNNKVERELAQLTLSDPEQRELYEAARLVQSAFRKYKGRSLREQQEVAAAVIQRCYRKYKQLTWIALKYALYKKMTQAAILIQSKFRSYHEQKKFQQSRRAAVLIQQYYRSYKEFGRLRPNRRSHKLNSLLTKKQDQAARKIMRFLRRCRHSPLMDHRLYKRSERIEKGQGT